The Onthophagus taurus isolate NC chromosome 2, IU_Otau_3.0, whole genome shotgun sequence genome includes a window with the following:
- the LOC111416023 gene encoding large ribosomal subunit protein eL27: protein MGKIMKSGKVVLVLNGRFAGRKAIIMKTYDDGTSDKQYGHALVAGIDRYPRKVHKRMGKLKIHKRSKIKPFVKVLNYNHMMPTRYSVDLSLEQKVAPKDLKDPVKRKKIRFQTRVKFEERYKQGKNKWFFQKLRF, encoded by the exons ATGGGGAAAATAATGAAATCCGGTAAAGTCGTGCTGGTCCTCAACGGCCGGTTCGCTGGTAGGAAAGCTATTATCATGAAAACTTATGATGATGGGACCTCCGATAAGCAGTATGGACATGCTTTAGTAGCAGGAATTGATAGGTACCCCAGGAAAGTACATAAACGTATGGGAAAACTAAAGATTCACAAGAGATCTAAGATTAAGCCTTTTGTAAAG GTACTTAATTACAATCATATGATGCCCACCCGTTACTCTGTTGATTTGAGTTTAGAACAGAAAGTTGCACCTAAAGATTTAAAGGATCCAGTTAAGCGTAAGAAGATTCGTTTCCAAACGAGGGTCAAATTTGAAGAAAGGTACAAGCAAGGCAAGAACAAGTGGTTCTTCCAAAAATTGAGGTTCTAA